The following proteins come from a genomic window of Diadema setosum chromosome 20, eeDiaSeto1, whole genome shotgun sequence:
- the LOC140244071 gene encoding uncharacterized protein, producing MMVTAVVEPGEEVPTFETIVGRLQGKHDGGSAEDRTAVYQAISNWFKESEARVLGSDSLDLGPLVQQFSTDVMADDGTMVQAALEAMGFCLYLPDTVGALTDENCSLVVKALCNCVLKTEDKSVCTRALWCLAKQNLKPHVLVDEVHPILCCVEKALQAEGSAKSMTVQHESINVIIRLNEQLPDVMAPHAARWGKVLIPNVAHSATKIRERAAHGVQTGLVAMTKCQAELVPSLVSELKGPMLRELIKLFRGRHEHFVLRVWGYFVTILGKTLHRGGSIINQLLSVIEQGFKHPQPEVKRAAFQTWQALIDNFSLDLDILSNAKRLKLLMQPFLATSVKAETVAHAKLDAWWHLVRSLGSRLPSTFQVVCIPLLQYTLGFTPGAPGVVTPSKAGGAAPSVFSTPQSRAAMLPGASPITPRLNLATRGGVSSQASFPSVQRRGVHMLAAFMDVTVATKEGSAPIDVLSQRLLTSPSVFSKLAPLLTPCVLDSLCMVDEEIGDLPLRIFESLVGQVRGVLEGPSKRDSLDVFTLFIDHLTFLVNSKELPPATVLKLFDAVSLLPKKVLSSSSYHTGSAGVLHGTPALFLIELLFSPSVLVSSAEERFFTVLMRLVGCGMGSATTVLGFTQSVVAILDKVAVAITNKECLWRMWSVLAEPLLQYIVQTNEVNQGDSLEHDFSAIVVCLLFPIQRLLPHHLPQPTVKTLLKLWSELYEAFARSASLVTVAEGNQCCEDVCAKLLTLLDDSALASWHFVDAVGQVCQVMSHNIDSLLTVDANNPGTPHTPGRKAKKKKNRPLGNLTSLVTLVSHVTLACANLCEKQTGMLCQPLSQTDLMHWSSAVQFLTAAMGELCQINVSTYLQACLSKISQPLAKLMKNAVSPVFTNKDYLATIEDKVERLWVELTTTVQTSYSGEFDSAFLAIFAPALEAAFTYKKRSLRNYTLVFLMATFGKEKTLEYPDVLLPCLGVIKERSDIALPNWKEAEINAETPMSQETEASQTLMAPPIVPNFGGPSPQKMHGSFLHRTAEAKKLMVASSPVKAELSSPGRGRKNVPVAVNSPGVGKRKQFASPAPVDVAKRKLHVDEDSKLEFVVISSSPSKKRVLTEHQKEVLKTKRVSLALYNDLEQSLDIETFQSLTQTQSQPVSPVHSESGSTSSQDKVSSLQFSFPKESGSPSSSSKKESADEGAQGKMETKEGQGRPTEEKKEVVTDEKVLPSSQQDLSENAQRKVAATKEDVSDKKEAQSSQDNSQKARRRVVTFFQPVAKSSSPLKDAGRLDTESSANGSNDGAKRSDDSVKEILLPEQVENESSAVLIEDSCLDQSVEEIAPQTDDATEVEMKDVDDPNDIFDVPETQEEPKGNESVVDVSDEAIPLSVAESPTEDEKLEEDPQDFPLDDRFKKVVSTPIIKLQKLSERVVKQYTPRLVLNSSVSSEESADECGEAGQAGVEGRTDSVSKGASRLRKCLSDETNSLQVTPKRKRKLDDVSGTSKSRSDAEKRDPCKDKKAAEVSNLQASQRDLAELAERYELDGIAPLVDDLDQSVEESSNICRTDNEVDDAPPVLESCDNQARNDSEEIPLLENINASKNLDGNEIGDVIASQPELFSNVPDQCTVGESLSTEPDEVVRISSDLTGSGDSSPSRKDAASTAGDKSEPSFQQTPGKRKRGRPRKNAITGDRVGDSQCSQDDTQLSVNTEEAQTEVGNDETTIVGVADGSSQVKRKRGRPRKSVAKGNSPENSQTLPVQDSSSALPENLDRMQCAEKEGTPRKRGRPRKSVVQKSASATDEARSQTQESETKSECNVAQGSTSAAGEAGKQAQESKTLDVVELPALNAVSMEAKNESDATDKDSQVESGPKASVDKIVEEVKETSESMPECNSSSEDLFGTCTVSSSPIVQEEQRVECGRASIEESQASLNESFASEDDVPLVQLKKSLDCSSRKEGEESMEVDDHDDSEVDFPIMTPNCREDKFSVESETPPKEVLVDRLASKTDSPRVRGKNSHKDDQDVIAITRSGRKCKPSARIKCAKDILRKVLRSPEDRKRAAASKSVRSGVVSPVKISPKLLRSFTSKTPKTKSTSLEDGEDIPCTPDSSGINCLDDSLKEQSRVKDLSAYQISPQSLQSLAEKITKDLSRESTLSPPTFRSARKAQRSPKTSPVSSQMLRGCRTGRVTKTRDRSKSPISKRLRSQRLCVTPGPLQTRSGNKLSRVHFKKRHQKRRLSEKATGHTREEREVKDMAVAEEANEDAVTEVEKKEFCDSNVIVIADSMSQGEEVECVIPDELANACSLSHQGEAIEAIKELPSCKGAPQNELKNSLSTGEQKGITLSQTIDEDGDVTMQDVEEEASPNLLCEMAEAEILQSGRDGSSASPRENAVVEVIAADIAAEEEQRDSEKVELGLNLSDSVNALEEAKPHEPTSADPAPPLSPGKDGEQDNSRRLESGGDSSAEQIQDSEKEGDNIKECKTAEGGDAGSMSTNVGENAEKDQEEVVKVDSVESSTDDTADSGEVIVDSKAKSDNRKADVLEPDNSAMVGVMSSGLDIQETEEDIVNSSQSPLKMQETVEESPLQAEPAVSLSPRLSFPSLTTSDMDGAGSPDKPKVAEAQTQPFQVSPIIPTKFSPRVQGSPEGASMRPQWACHMNSPEGSIPHIYSPTASPSSGILKNRDGPGSNSPSPSSKNRRVSFAEKVFIEPEPLNDGSSGRVLALSDASTKSDMPADADRRIFGHGSHPPSPLVTMASSRVVSHNSKFITTPSKSGEESPKSSLTSSFSSSQSLSRLRRKSPLSSRRLKSKLNGKSALSKSSYASKVLSMVSKDKDALVRRPNSGGSQMTLTQGSLTQGSPTSQVDSCNEALEESQGPVYPALVDCSLPVDSVLPQLTSSMWYRGLGKLFCARNIRTIGDLCSLSAMEVQSLPIKSPKIAHLKKVLSAFQDEKFPDQRENSANSGEQSSESQTGEPGKGSPSKASAPGSLSPPRSPQQVSRGNLVGRLGELVTEFHEGALDSLPALELFQAHAHVNKLMDGIVGALKSKCHSPSMDKDA from the exons TTGGTTCAAAGAGAGTGAGGCCAGGGTGCTGGGCAGTGATAGCCTTGACTTGGGTCCGCTGGTCCAGCAGTTCAGCACCGATGTGATGGCGGATGATGGAACCATGGTTCAAGCTGCCCTGGAGGCCATGGGGTTTTGTCTCTACCTGCCTGACACTGTAGG TGCTCTGACTGATGAGAACTGCAGCTTAGTGGTGAAGGCATTGTGCAATTGTGTGCTGAAGACGGAAGACAAGAGTGTTTGCACCAGGGCGCtatggtgtcttgcaaaacaaaatctgaaaccaCATGTGCTAGTAGATGAG GTTCATCCCATCCTGTGTTGTGTGGAGAAGGCTCTTCAGGCAGAGGGAAGTGCAAAGTCCATGACAGTCCAACATGAGTCCATCAATGTCATTATAAG GTTGAATGAGCAGCTACCAGACGTGATGGCCCCTCACGCGGCCCGCTGGGGCAAGGTGCTCATCCCCAACGTGGCGCACTCAGCCACCAAGATCCGCGAGCGAGCGGCGCACGGCGTGCAGACTGGGCTGGTCGCCATGACGAAGTGCCAGGCGGAGCTGGTGCCCTCGCTTGTCTCGGAGCTGAAAGGACCCATGTTGCGTGAGCTGATAAAGCTCTTTCGGGGGCGACATGAGCACTTTGTTCTCCGTGTGTGGGGTTACTTTGTTACCATCTTGGGGAAG ACTTTACACAGAGGTGGCAGTATCATCAACCAGCTTCTGTCTGTCATAGAGCAAGGCTTCAAACACCCCCAGCCTGAAGTCAAGAGGGCTGCCTTCCAAACATGGCAGGCTCTGATTGACAACTTCAGCCTCGACCTGG ATATCCTGAGTAACGCCAAACGACTCAAGCTACTCATGCAGCCCTTTCTGGCCACCAGCGTCAAGGCGGAGACCGTGGCACATGCCAAGCTGGACGCATGGTGGCATCTTGTCCGAAGCCTGGGATCGAGACTACCCTCCACCTTTCAAGTG GTGTGCATACCCCTGTTACAGTACACCCTTGGTTTTACTCCCGGGGCACCTGGGGTTGTGACCCCAAGCAAGGCTGGCGGTGCCGCTCCATCAGTCTTCAGCACACCGCAGTCCAGAGCAG CCATGCTGCCAGGTGCCAGCCCCATCACGCCACGTCTCAATCTTGCCACTAGAGGGGGTGTGTCGTCCCAGGCCTCCTTTCCCTCCGTCCAGCGGAGAGGAGTGCACATGCTAGCTGCCTTCATGGATGTCACCGTGGCAACCAAGGAGGGATCAG CTCCCATAGATGTTCTCTCCCAAAGGCTGCTGACCAGTCCGAGTGTTTTCAGCAAACTTGCTCCCCTCCTCACACCATGTGTACTCGACTCACTCTGCATGGTGGATGAAGAGATTG GTGACCTCCCACTTAGGATATTTGAAAGCCTGGTGGGACAGGTCAGAGGTGTCCTGGAAGGCCCATCCAAGAGGGACAGTCTGGACGTCTTCACTCTTTTCATTGACCATCTGACCTTTCTTGTCAACTCCAAAGAGCTACCTCCTGCTACAGTACTA AAACTTTTTGACGCTGTCAGTCTGCTGCCAAAGAAAGTTCTGTCTTCGTCAAGTTACCACACGGGCAGTGCTGGTGTTCTCCAC GGCACACCTGCACTGTTTCTTATCGAGCTGCTATTCAGTCCATCAGTCCTAGTTTCTTCTGCAGAGGAGAG ATTCTTCACTGTGCTGATGAGGCTGGTTGGATGCGGGATGGGGTCAGCTACCACCGTCCTTGGCTTCACCCAGTCCGTGGTGGCCATCTTGGACAAGGTGGCCGTTGCCATCACCAACAAGGAGTGCCTCTGGAGGATGTGGAGCGTTCTGGCTGAGCCCTTGCTCCAGTATATCGTCCAG ACCAACGAGGTGAACCAGGGCGATTCTCTTGAACATGACTTCTCCGCCATCGTCGTCTGCCTCCTGTTTCCCATACAGAGGCTTCTGCCTCACCATTTACCACAG CCGACGGTGAAGACGCTGCTGAAGCTGTGGTCAGAGCTCTACGAGGCGTTTGCCAGATCTGCCTCCCTGGTGACTGTTGCTGAGGGCAACCAGTGCTGCGAGGATGTGTGTGCAAAGCTACTTACACTGCTAGATGACTCGGCTCTTGCT AGTTGGCATTTTGTGGATGCTGTTGGACAAGTTTGCCAAGTCATGTCTCACAACATTGATTCTCTGCTCACAGTGGATGCAAACAACCCTGGCA CTCCTCACACTCCTGGTAGgaaggcaaaaaagaagaagaatcgtCCTCTGGGCAATCTCACCTCATTGGTCACTCTTGTGAGTCATGTGACACTGGCGTGTGCCAATCTGTGCGAAAAGCAGACTGGAATGCTGTGTCAACCTCTGTCCCAG ACTGACCTGATGCACTGGTCATCGGCTGTCCAGTTTCTGACCGCAGCTATGGGTGAGCTATGTCAGATCAACGTGTCGACCTACTTGCAGGCATGCCTGTCAAAGATCAGCCAGCCACTGGCCAAACTCATGAAGAATGCTGTGAG CCCTGTGTTTACCAACAAGGATTACCTGGCAACCATCGAGGACAAAGTGGAACGTTTGTGGGTGGAGCTAACCACGACTGTGCAGACGAGCTACAGCGGAGAGTTCGACTCTGCCTTCCTGGCCATTTTTGCACCGGCGCTGGAAGCGGCTTTCACGTACAAAAAGCGCTCCTTGCGAAACTACACGTTGGTTTTTTTGATGGCGACATTTGGGAAGGAGAAGACCTTGGAGTATCCAGATGTCTTATT ACCCTGCCTGGGCGTGATAAAGGAGCGCAGTGACATAGCTCTACCTAACTGGAAAGAGGCGGAGATTAATGCTGAGACACCAATGAGTCAAGAG ACTGAAGCCTCCCAGACTCTCATGGCTCCACCCATCGTCCCGAACTTCGGTGGCCCCTCACCGCAGAAGATGCACGGCAGCTTTCTGCACCGCACGGCCGAGGCCAAGAAGCTCATGGTGGCGTCCTCCCCGGTCAAGGCCGAGCTGAGCTCTccggggagggggaggaagaacGTCCCCGTCGCCGTAAATTCCCCCGGGGTGGGGAAGAGGAAGCAGTTTGCATCCCCCGCCCCCGTTGATGTGGCCAAGAGGAAGCTTCATGTGGATGAAGACAGCAAACTG GAGTTTGTGGTGATTTCATCTTCGCCAAGTAAGAAGCGTGTCCTGACGGAGCACCAGAAGGAGGTGCTGAAGACAAAGCGAGTGTCCCTGGCCCTCTATAATGACCTGGAGCAGTCTCTAGACATTGAAACCTTCCAGAGCCTAACTCAGACCCAGTCTCAGCCAGT GTCTCCAGTGCATTCAGAAAGTGGGAGTACTTCATCTCAAGACAAGGTCTCATCTTTGCAATTTAGCTTCCCAAAAGAAAGTGGGAGTCCATCCTCATCCTCAAAGAAGGAGAGTGCAGATGAAGGTGCTCAGGGTAAGATGGAGACCAAGGAAGGACAGGGAAGACCCACAGAGGAGAAGAAAGAGGTTGTAACTGATGAAAAAGTTCTCCCAAGCAGTCAGCAGGATCTTTCTGAGAATGCCCAGAGGAAAGTGGCTGCCACAAAGGAGGATGTTAGTGATAAAAAAGAAGCCCAAAGCAGCCAGGACAACTCTCAGAAAGCTCGCAGGAGAGTTGTTACTTTCTTCCAGCCAGTAGCCAAGTCGTCCTCTCCGCTGAAAGATGCAGGGAGACTGGACACGGAAAGCAGTGCAAACGGCAGTAACGATGGAGCTAAAAGAAGTGATGACTCTGTGAAGGAAATCTTGCTGCCGGAGCAGGTGGAGAACGAATCATCCGCAGTGCTGATTGAAGACAGCTGCTTGGATCAGTCTGTAGAGGAGATTGCTCCTCAAACCGATGATGCTACAGAGGTGGAAATGAAGGATGTGGATGATCCCAATGATATATTTGATGTGCCTGAGACACAGGAAGAGCCGAAGGGTAATGAAAGTGTCGTGGATGTGTCGGATGAAGCCATACCATTGTCTGTTGCTGAGAGTCCTACAGAAGATGAAAAACTTGAGGAAGACCCCCAGGACTTCCCGCTGGATGATAGGTTCAAGAAAGTTGTCTCAACACCAATTATCAAACTCCAGAAACTTAGTGAAAGAGTCGTAAAGCAGTACACCCCCAGATTAGTATTGAATAGTAGTGTGAGCTCGGAGGAAAGTGCAGACGAGTGCGGGGAGGCCGGTCAAGCAGGCGTGGAAGGGCGCACAGACTCTGTGTCCAAAGGAGCATCAAGACTCAGGAAATGTCTGTCAGATGAAACCAACAGTCTTCAGGTGACTCCAAAGAGGAAAAGGAAGTTGGATGATGTGTCTGGCACATCCAAATCTAGATCTGATGCAGAGAAAAGGGATCCCTGCAAGGACAAGAAGGCGGCAGAAGTCAGCAATTTACAGGCCTCGCAGAGAGACCTTGCAGAACTGGCTGAACGGTATGAACTGGACGGCATTGCTCCCTTAGTGGATGATTTAGACCAATCTGTCGAGGAATCCTCAAATATTTGTAGGACTGACAATGAAGTTGATGATGCCCCACCAGTTCTAGAATCCTGTGACAACCAAGCGAGGAATGATTCTGAAGAGATCCCACTGCTTGAAAATATAAATGCATCCAAAAATTTGGATGGCAATGAAATAGGGGATGTTATTGCCAGTCAGCCTGAGTTGTTTTCCAATGTGCCTGATCAGTGTACTGTAGGAGAGTCGCTCTCGACAGAACCTGATGAAGTGGTGAGAATATCTAGTGACCTGACTGGATCAGGTGACAGCAGTCCGTCCAGAAAGGATGCAGCAAGTACGGCAGGAGACAAGTCAGAACCATCTTTCCAACAAACACcgggaaagagaaaaagagggagGCCCCGTAAAAATGCCATCACGGGCGACAGAGTGGGGGATTCCCAGTGCAGCCAGGATGACACACAGCTTTCTGTAAACACAGAGGAGGCACAAACTGAAGTGGGGAATGATGAGACAACCATAGTAGGAGTGGCAGACGGTTCTAGCCAGGTGAAGAGGAAGCGAGGAAGGCCACGCAAGAGCGTTGCCAAGGGCAACTCTCCAGAGAACTCCCAAACTCTTCCCGTTCAAGACAGTAGCTCTGCTCTCCCTGAAAATCTGGACAGGATGCAGTGTGCAGAAAAGGAGGGAACTCCAAGGAAGAGAGGTAGACCAAGGAAGAGTGTTGTGCAGAAAAGTGCATCAGCCACAGATGAAGCAAGAAGTCAAACGCAAGAGAGTGAAACAAAGAGTGAGTGTAATGTTGCGCAGGGAAGTACGTCAGCAGCAGGTGAAGCAGGAAAACAAGCACAAGAAAGTAAAACTTTAGATGTGGTCGAGCTACCAGCATTAAATGCTGTCTCCATGGAGGCAAAAAATGAGAGCGATGCAACAGACAAAGACAGTCAAGTAGAATCAGGACCAAAGGCATCAGTGGATAAAATAGTTGAAGAGGTTAAAGAGACAAGTGAATCAATGCCAGAATGCAACAGTAGTTCGGAAGACTTATTTGGGACATGCACTGTAAGTTCTTCTCCAATAGTTCAGGAAGAGCAGCGAGTGGAGTGTGGGAGGGCTTCCATTGAGGAATCACAGGCCAGTTTGAATGAGAGTTTTGCAAGCGAAGATGATGTTCCCCTTGTCCAGCTGAAAAAATCTCTAGATTGCAGTTCGCGCAAAGAGGGAGAGGAGAGTATGGAGGTTGACGATCACGACGACTCCGAGGTGGACTTCCCAATCATGACGCCCAACTGCAGAGAGGACAAGTTCAGCGTTGAATCAGAGACGCCACCCAAAGAGGTGCTCGTGGATAGACTTGCAAGCAAGACAGACTCCCCAAGAGTGCGTGGCAAGAATTCTCATAAAGATGATCAGGATGTGATTGCCATCACAAGGTCAGGAAGAAAGTGCAAGCCAAGTGCAAGGATCAAATGTGCCAAAGACATTCTCCGGAAGGTGCTCAGGTCTCCAGAAGACAGGAAGAGGGCTGCTGCCAGCAAGTCAGTCAGATCGGGTGTGGTCTCTCCTGTGAAGATTTCTCCCAAGCTGCTGAGATCGTTTACATCCAAAACGCCAAAGACCAAGAGCACATCTCTGGAGGATGGAGAGGATATTCCCTGCACTCCGGACAGCTCTGGAATCAACTGTCTGGACGATTCGCTGAAGGAGCAATCTCGTGTCAAGGATTTGTCAGCATACCAGATTTCTCCTCAGTCCCTACAATCACTGGCAGAGAAGATCACAAAAGACCTCTCACGAGAGTCGACCCTGTCGCCCCCTACATTCAGATCTGCTCGCAAGGCTCAAAGGTCTCCCAAGACATCTCCCGTCAGCAGCCAGATGCTGAGAGGCTGCAGAACAGGAAGGGTAACAAAGACTAGGGATCGCTCCAAGTCCCCAATCTCTAAGAGGCTGAGGTCTCAAAGACTGTGCGTAACGCCGGGCCCCTTGCAGACAAGGTCCGGCAACAAGCTGTCACGAGTACACTTCAAAAAGAGGCACCAAAAGAGGCGTCTCTCTGAAAAGGCAACAGGGCATACTCGAGAGGAGAGGGAGGTGAAGGATATGGCTGTAGCTGAGGAAGCGAATGAGGATGCAGTCACAGAAGTGGAGAAGAAGGAGTTCTGTGATAGTAACGTCATTGTGATTGCAGATTCCATGAGCCAAGGAGAAGAAGTGGAATGTGTCATCCCAGACGAATTAGCGAATGCTTGCAGCTTGTCTCATCAAGGAGAAGCCATTGAAGCAATCAAGGAACTCCCATCATGCAAAGGTGCACCACAGAATGAACTCAAAAACAGTCTCTCAACTGGTGAGCAGAAAGGCATTACCTTAAGTCAGACGATTGATGAAGACGGAGATGTGACGATGCAAGATGTGGAGGAAGAAGCCTCTCCTAACCTTCTCTGTGAAATGGCTGAAGCTGAAATTTTGCAATCAGGGAGGGATGGGTCGTCAGCATCTCCTCGTGAAAATGCAGTTGTGGAGGtcatagctgcagatattgctGCAGAGGAAGAGCAAAGAGATAGCGAGAAAGTTGAATTAGGATTAAACCTAAGTGATTCTGTTAATGCATTAGAGGAAGCGAAGCCACATGAACCTACCTCAGCTGATCCTGCTCCGCCTCTTAGCCCTGGGAAAGATGGAGAGCAAGACAACAGTCGGAGGCTTGAATCTGGGGGAGACTCCAGTGCCGAGCAGATCCAGGACTCGGAGAAAGAGGGCGACAACATCAAGGAGTGCAAGACTGCCGAGGGTGGTGATGCTGGCAGCATGTCCACAAATGTTGGTGAGAATGCAGAGAAAGATCAGGAGGAGGTTGTAAAGGTGGATAGCGTGGAAAGCAGCACCGATGACACTGCAGACAGTGGTGAGGTCATAGTGGACAGCAAAGCTAAGAGTGACAACAGGAAGGCTGATGTTCTAGAACCAGACAATAGTGCAATGGTTGGAGTGATGTCATCTGGACTGGATATTCAAG AAACTGAAGAAGACATAGTGAACAGCAGTCAGAGCCCACTGAAAATGCAGGAAACGGTGGAGGAATCTCCTCTGCAGGCAGAACCAGCGGTCTCCCTCTCCCCGCGCCTTTCCTTCCCCAGTCTGACCACCTCGGACATGGACGGAGCCGGCTCTCCCGACAAACCCAAGGTGGCGGAGGCGCAGACCCAACCTTTCCAGGTGTCCCCCATCATCCCCACCAAGTTCAGCCCCCGGGTTCAGGGCTCCCCAGAGGGGGCCAGCATGAGACCTCAGTGGGCGTGTCACATGAACTCTCCAGAGGGCAGCATACCCCACATCTACTCCCCGACTGCCTCGCCGAGCAGCGGGATCCTCAAGAACCGGGATGGTCCGGGGAGCAACTCTCCCTCCCCGTCGAGCAAG AATCGCCGCGTGAGCTTTGCCGAGAAGGTCTTCATCGAGCCCGAGCCCCTGAACGACGGGTCGTCAGGCCGCGTCCTGGCACTGAGCGATGCCAGCACCAAGTCCGACATGCCAGCTGATGCAGACAGGCGTATCTTTGGGCATGGCAGCCACCCGCCCTCCCCGCTTGTCACCATGGCATCATCCAGAGTAGTTTCCCACAATTCCAAa TTCATCACGACACCGTCTAAGAGCGGCGAGGAATCTCCCAAGTCGTCCCTGACGTCATCCTTCTCCTCGTCCCAGTCGCTCAGCCGGCTGCGGAGGAAGAGCCCCCTCTCGAGCCGGCGGCTGAAGAGCAAGCTGAACGGCAAGAGCGCCCTCTCGAAATCGTCCTACGCCAGCAAGGTTCTCAGTATGGTGA GCAAGGACAAGGATGCCCTGGTTCGACGCCCCAACTCCGGCGGGAGTCAGATGACCCTAACTCAGGGGTCACTGACCCAGGGGTCGCCCACCTCCCAGGTGGACAGTTGCAATGAGGCACTGGAGGAGAGCCAGGGACCAGTGTACCCTGCCCTGGTGGACTGCTCATTGCCGGTGGATTCTGTCCTGCCGCAGCTGACATCCTCAATGTG gTATAGGGGCCTGGGCAAACTGTTTTGTGCAAGAAACATCCGGACCATTGGTGATCTCTGCTCCTTGTCAGCTATGGAG